One segment of Candidatus Hydrogenedentota bacterium DNA contains the following:
- a CDS encoding dihydroxyacetone kinase subunit DhaK: MPMKKFVNDPDNLVNELLAGFVLANSGKVALAGNNLVVRAHPKPANKVAVVTLGGSGHEPALSGYVGEGMLDISVPGEIFAAPGPPRVFEALKLANRKAGVLLVVLNHEGDVMTANIAMEMAEKEGLNVKQVLTHEDISVPSRQDPKNRRGLVGCLPVIKVAGAAAEQGKPLDECIAIAERLERNMATLAVAVTGATHPSTGGIIAEVPETDMIVGMGQHGEAGGGQQSLKSADETAKIMIDALCNDLGAKSGDDLLVMINGVGSTTLMEQYVVLGGVKKALDAKGIKLARAIAGEFLTVQEMGGFQMFAAKMDDELLALWDAPCNTPALVVK; this comes from the coding sequence ATGCCAATGAAGAAATTTGTTAACGATCCCGATAACCTCGTCAACGAACTGCTGGCGGGTTTTGTGCTGGCCAATTCGGGCAAGGTGGCGCTGGCGGGCAACAACCTCGTGGTGCGGGCCCATCCGAAACCCGCGAACAAGGTTGCGGTGGTTACCCTCGGCGGGAGCGGTCACGAGCCGGCCCTGAGCGGCTACGTGGGCGAGGGCATGCTCGATATCAGCGTTCCGGGAGAGATTTTCGCGGCGCCCGGGCCGCCGCGTGTGTTCGAGGCGCTCAAACTGGCCAACCGCAAAGCAGGCGTGCTGCTGGTCGTCCTGAACCACGAAGGCGACGTCATGACCGCGAACATCGCCATGGAAATGGCCGAAAAAGAGGGGCTCAACGTCAAGCAGGTCCTCACGCACGAGGATATCTCAGTGCCGTCGCGGCAGGACCCGAAAAACCGCCGCGGTCTCGTGGGCTGTCTGCCGGTGATCAAAGTCGCTGGCGCCGCCGCTGAACAGGGCAAGCCGCTGGACGAGTGCATCGCCATCGCGGAACGCTTGGAGCGCAACATGGCGACGCTGGCCGTGGCCGTGACCGGCGCCACGCATCCCTCGACCGGCGGCATCATCGCGGAAGTGCCCGAGACCGACATGATCGTCGGAATGGGCCAGCACGGTGAAGCCGGCGGCGGACAACAATCGCTCAAGAGCGCCGACGAAACGGCCAAGATCATGATCGATGCCCTCTGCAACGACCTCGGCGCGAAGTCCGGCGACGACCTGTTGGTCATGATCAACGGCGTCGGTTCGACAACGCTCATGGAGCAGTACGTGGTGCTGGGCGGCGTGAAAAAGGCGCTCGACGCCAAAGGCATCAAACTCGCGCGCGCAATCGCTGGCGAGTTTCTGACCGTGCAGGAAATGGGCGGCTTCCAGATGTTTGCCGCGAAGATGGACGACGAGCTGCTGGCCTTGTGGGATGCCCCCTGCAATACGCCGGCCCTGGTCGTGAAATAG
- the dhaL gene encoding dihydroxyacetone kinase subunit DhaL, whose translation MVRAAAAQVRANQELLSKLDSHGGDGDHGTTMARAMNCMEKAVEDDQSSSLQELLRSIGWAVMGVDGGATGPLFGTFFMSMADAAAGKDALDANGLAAAFAAGLAGVQKRTRAQVGDKTMLDALVPAVDAAQAAADAGGSVKDMLRSASEAARDGAERTKSLQARFGRAKNIGEKSIGQPDAGASSVSLIFQGFLEGVTTHA comes from the coding sequence ATGGTACGTGCGGCCGCCGCGCAAGTCCGCGCGAATCAGGAGCTTCTTTCGAAGCTCGATTCGCACGGAGGCGACGGCGATCACGGCACCACTATGGCTCGTGCGATGAACTGTATGGAGAAGGCTGTCGAGGACGATCAGTCCTCGTCGCTCCAGGAGCTGTTGCGGAGCATCGGCTGGGCCGTCATGGGCGTCGACGGCGGCGCGACGGGACCGCTCTTCGGCACGTTCTTCATGAGCATGGCCGACGCGGCGGCCGGGAAAGACGCATTGGACGCAAATGGTCTTGCCGCCGCATTTGCGGCGGGACTGGCGGGCGTCCAGAAGCGCACCCGCGCCCAGGTTGGCGACAAAACCATGCTTGACGCGCTCGTGCCCGCTGTCGATGCCGCACAGGCGGCCGCCGACGCCGGCGGCTCGGTCAAAGACATGTTGCGAAGCGCGTCCGAAGCCGCGCGTGACGGCGCCGAACGCACGAAATCGTTACAGGCGCGCTTTGGACGTGCCAAGAACATCGGAGAGAAGAGCATAGGACAACCCGACGCCGGGGCTTCCTCGGTTTCGCTGATATTCCAGGGGTTCTTAGAAGGAGTGACCACACATGCCTGA
- the lsrF gene encoding 3-hydroxy-5-phosphonooxypentane-2,4-dione thiolase: MPDADKKTDDKNKNFGIGIPQETPGFFLKGSAHLEWGMKHRLARIFNPKSGRTVMLAFDHGYIMGPTSGIERIDLCIPPLTEHVDCLMCTRGALRTCIPPETDKPVVMRCSTGATILKDLSDEVIGVSVEDALRMNAAAVTTQVCIGATHERETLENLAYLINEGNNYGLPTLGVTAVGKELVRDARYLGLACRVIAELGAHFVKTYYCEPDFDEVVAGCPVPIVIAGGKKLPELEALEMAYKAIDQGALGVDMGRNIFCADDPVAMVQAVRKVVHENEKPDKAFDFYETLRHERAK, encoded by the coding sequence ATGCCTGATGCTGACAAGAAGACCGACGACAAGAACAAGAATTTCGGAATCGGGATTCCCCAGGAAACGCCCGGTTTCTTTCTCAAAGGCAGCGCCCACCTCGAATGGGGAATGAAACACCGGCTCGCGCGCATCTTCAATCCGAAGAGCGGCCGCACCGTGATGCTGGCTTTCGACCACGGATATATCATGGGACCGACCTCCGGCATCGAACGCATCGACCTCTGCATTCCTCCGCTGACCGAGCACGTCGACTGCCTGATGTGCACGCGCGGGGCGTTGCGTACCTGCATCCCGCCCGAGACCGACAAGCCGGTCGTCATGCGCTGCAGCACCGGCGCCACCATTCTCAAGGATCTCAGCGACGAGGTGATTGGCGTGTCGGTTGAAGATGCGCTGCGTATGAACGCTGCCGCGGTGACCACCCAGGTGTGCATCGGCGCGACACATGAGCGGGAAACCCTCGAGAACCTGGCATACCTTATCAACGAGGGCAACAACTACGGCCTTCCCACGCTCGGCGTGACCGCCGTGGGCAAAGAACTCGTGCGCGATGCCCGCTACCTTGGCCTTGCCTGCCGCGTCATCGCGGAGCTGGGCGCGCATTTCGTCAAGACCTACTATTGCGAGCCCGATTTCGACGAAGTGGTCGCGGGATGCCCCGTTCCCATAGTGATCGCGGGCGGCAAGAAGCTCCCCGAATTAGAGGCTCTCGAGATGGCTTACAAAGCGATTGACCAAGGCGCGCTCGGCGTCGACATGGGCCGCAATATCTTCTGTGCCGACGATCCGGTCGCCATGGTGCAGGCCGTCCGCAAGGTGGTGCACGAAAACGAAAAGCCCGACAAGGCCTTCGACTTCTACGAGACCTTGAGACACGAACGCGCGAAATAG